GCGTCGCCGTCTCTGAAATCTCGCTCATTCTCCCTCCGTAAGGGTTACATGTCAAACCCACTTCTTCCGTCTCCATGATCGCCTTCCATATAGCTTCAATCCCTTCCTTTGAAATGGGTTCTCTCACATAATCTGATTTTCGTTTCAGATATTGTACAGATGGGGTTTCCCTCTTCAATAGCGCTTCTGGAGCTGTCCCATTTTCGAAATTCGCCCAAAACAGAACCGATTCAATCCAGTTCATTTCAATACACTCTTCTTTCTGTAATTTCAAACTGGGTATGTTCTGATTTATAATCTCCATAAGCTTCTCCAATGGCCCTAGAAACAGAGCAACTAACGTAGCCTTCCCTGTTTTTTGCCCATTTTTCCCTTTGGATGAATGCAACATCAATCTTATAAACAGATTCTCATCCAGCTTGTCCATAACATTCTGCCACTGCCAAACAACATCTGTTGCTCCGTCTTCAATCTTTCTCTCAACATCAAAAACCGTCACAGTTGATGGGACTTGAACTAATTTGATCTTCCACGAGAGAATGACTCCAAAGCTCCCTCCTCCTCCACCACGAATCGCCCAAAACAAATCTTCACCCATTTGTTGTCTATTTAGAATCTTCCCTTCAACGTTTACAATTTCTGCATCCAAAATATTGTCAACGGAAAGCCCAAATTTCCTCATCATATTCCCATACCCACCTCCTGAAATATGCCCACCAGCTCCCAGCGTTGGGCAAATGCCTCCAGGGAAGGCATGGACCTTGCTCTGTTTAGCAATGGCGTAATACAGCTCCCCCATGGTAGCCCCTGCTTCAACCCATGCAGTTTCGGTTGGAATGTCGACATTGATGGCTCGAAGGTTGAAGAGGTCGAGGATGATGAAGGGTTGTTGGGAGACGTAAGAGAGACCTTCGTAATCATGACCGCCGCTGCGGATTCTGATCTGTAAGCCAACGCGTTTGGCGCAAATAACGGTTGATTGGACATGGGATCGGTGTTTGGCTGCGATGATTACCAGTGGTTTTGGGGTTGTGGGTGTTTGAAATCTGAGGTTTCTAATGTAGGAATTGAGGACGGGTAAGAAGGAAGAGTTGTTGGGAGTGAAAATGGCGTCAGAAATGGGAAATTCGGGCTGTGAATTGGAGATTAGACATTGGAGAAAGCTCTGTTGAAGAGTAGCAGAGGACAGCCATGgagaaaaaaccaaaatgagagagaagaagatgaggattgaagaagatgaagaagatgaagaagaagacaacATTGCTGCAATGGAATGATGGAATGAGAATGTTTGGGAAATTTGGGTGTACTTAAAGTGAAAAACAACGAATGAAATGCCATATCTGTTAGGTAGTTATGTAAGGAAATGATATGAATATGGGAATCATATTGGAATTAAGAGGTTGAATATAGTTAGAAAATAATGGTGAGAAAGAATGAGCTTTGTTTTGGGGTTTAccaatttcatttcaaaccaTATTTGATTGTTGATTAGACAATCTAGATATAGTATTATGGGATGAGGTTAAATATCCTTAATTTCGTGTCTTTCTCATTTAATGCCCCTgaatttaatttgtaaattaatcCTTCCTTATTAATCACTGTGGAGATCTTttaggatattaaattaattggacCATTTGGTGCCTATTATTATCATACACAAAAAGGAAGGCTCAAATTAAGCTTTTAATTATTACactccttttcaaaaaaaaaaaactttttgtttttattgctatggtttttttttttctcaaaacgTTTTCACATAAAGCAGGAAAACCATATACATATAGGTATATAACTGTATATGTAATGTTTGTATAagctttaattttaaaagcaggagtttctataattttttttttttttaaaaaaaagacaaatattTATGACATGAGACAATGTATTTGTGTCTATAACCACTCAATATTTATGATCTTCCCCCCCTCTCTTTTACGTCTTTGTTCACGGAGCAATGGAATTTCCGATAgtctaatattaattaattattaataataattattattaaatataaaaatatttgtttaaagatattttagttgattaaataattaatcaatataacaatatattaaatattaaatttaattatgactACGTTACTTGTTTTCTtgtatttgattaaataattatttagttttgattTCTATATACAAAATTGGTAAGACAAACTCATTCATTTAACTTTCAGACAATAGTATTTTTGTATATCTAAATAGAGACACATTTAAGATCCAGTTATTTAAATTTCAGATATTCAATATCCATACTCATGAAATAATATTttccaaagaagaaaaaaatttaatacctttgcaaaggaaaaaagaaaagcataatgaatttttgttgaaaatagggttattaacctaggggcatttatgtaattgtgtagaCCCCTAGGGTTTCCTACTATCTGTTTATACAGTGTGTCCCTATGTATTCAGTGTATcagattaaaataataagaaaagatctctatatcgtggtttttctccctgtactagggtttccacgtaactgtgttgtcattctcttttcttcttcttttatttttaacatggtatcagtgCTAGGCGACGAAATCCTAGCCGTTATGGAAAAGAACCAACCACAACCATCTTCTGTTGATGGAACTTCGAGTTTCGACATGAAGACTGTTATTCGAGCGGCCGTTATGGAAGAGAACCAACCACAGTCATCTTCTGTTGATGGAACTTCGAGTTTTGACATGAAGATTGCAATTCGAGCAACCGTGAAGGAGTGTTTTCAAGTAGCCCTATTGGAGTTTATTTCTGCCATCCAACTGTAGTCGACGGAGAGTCGGCATTGGTGGGAGTCGCCACACCAGACATAAGCGCCGATCGAACCCAGACGAATCTTCGCCGGATAGGTATAGTTTCGATCGATTCAAGTCGTGGGTTGCCACAATCCGCACCGATCGAGGCCAGATGTATCTTCGACGGACAGACAAGAGCAGATCCTGTCGTTTCAATCCATGGGTCGCTGCCATCCGCGCCGTCGCAGCCTTTCGCGTTGGTCGTATTCATGCTAGGTTCGTTCGACCTACGAGGAGCCACACCAAACACGGTCGATCCATCTATACTAGGTCTGTTCGACCAACAACCTCGAGCCGACGAACACCTTGAGCAGTCCATCCGGTTGGGGTTTTCACGTATGCCCGCGACCTCCTTCTAGCCGGCAGTGGCTGCCCCGTTTCCAGCCGCTTGTGATTCGATCCAATACCCAGATGATGTGAGACAACGGTTGGCTTTGTGAGACAACGGTTGGCTTATCTCCAACAGCAGATTTCAGATTTGGATACGATGTTTGGTGCAAATCCTCAACTGGTTCAACCAGTCTATTCAAAGAATCCGGTAAATTTGTTCCCTATCCGGTAAATGGCCAGAATTATTTCTCCTAGTCCCAATCAATTCAAATGACCTTGGAAGGGCGTCACAAATTTGGGTACTTGACGGGGGAGATCTGAAGATAGTACCAAGCGATCCATAAGAACGAATCTGGAAAGGAGAAGACTCGCTGTTACGCTCTGTTTTCGTGAATAGTATGGAACCTCGAATAGGCATACCATTATTATATGTTGCAACAGCCAAGGATATCTAGGAGGCTGCACGAGATTTGTACTCAAAGAGACAGAATGCCTATTGGTTATATACGCTTCACAAGCAGATCTATGAATGCAAACAAGGATCGGATGTTACAtcttattttaacaaattatcAATGTTTTGGCAAGAGATGGATCTGTGTAGAGAGATTGTCTGGAATTGTGCACAAGACGGGGCTCAATACTTGAAAATTGAAGAGGCAGACCGTGTGTATGTGTTCTTGGCTGGATTAAATCCTAAATTTGGTGGTGTCCATTAGTCGAATATTGGGCCAACGCCCTACTCCTTCACTCAAAGAAGTTTTCTCCGAAATACGGCTGGAAGAGGATCGTTCATGCACCATGAATAATCCCATTACTACAACTGATGCAACTGCCTTCATTGCAAAGTCGCCCAGTACTGATGGCgttaaaaaaaaaccctcatTTGTGTGTGAACATTGGAAGAAACCCTGGCACACAAAGAACCAGTGTTGGAAATTGCACGGGAAACGTCCAAACAGCAGGCGACTACAGTCTCATGACAAATCTAATACTGGTCGTGCCCTAGTAAGTGACTCAGCAGATGAACATACTCAGAAGCAGTCTTCTGTTGATAGTAAGAACAATTTGAGTATTGTTGAGGTGAGTGCTATTGTATAATCAGGTAATTTCCCTTCATTTGGCCTTATTAGTCTAAAGGGTAAGAAACCATAGATTGTGGACTCAGGGGCCACAGATCATCTTACAAATTTTTCATATCTGTTTATGACGTATAATCCAAGTGCTAAAAATGAGCGTATTCGCATTGTAGACGGGTCTTTTGCCCTTGTTGTAGGGAAAGACCATATCTCCCCGTTTTACGGTTTAATTCTGCGTCATACTTTACATGTGCCTAAAATCTCTTATAATCTATTGTCTGTCAGTAA
The nucleotide sequence above comes from Benincasa hispida cultivar B227 chromosome 3, ASM972705v1, whole genome shotgun sequence. Encoded proteins:
- the LOC120074271 gene encoding berberine bridge enzyme-like 14, producing the protein MLSSSSSSSSSSILIFFSLILVFSPWLSSATLQQSFLQCLISNSQPEFPISDAIFTPNNSSFLPVLNSYIRNLRFQTPTTPKPLVIIAAKHRSHVQSTVICAKRVGLQIRIRSGGHDYEGLSYVSQQPFIILDLFNLRAINVDIPTETAWVEAGATMGELYYAIAKQSKVHAFPGGICPTLGAGGHISGGGYGNMMRKFGLSVDNILDAEIVNVEGKILNRQQMGEDLFWAIRGGGGGSFGVILSWKIKLVQVPSTVTVFDVERKIEDGATDVVWQWQNVMDKLDENLFIRLMLHSSKGKNGQKTGKATLVALFLGPLEKLMEIINQNIPSLKLQKEECIEMNWIESVLFWANFENGTAPEALLKRETPSVQYLKRKSDYVREPISKEGIEAIWKAIMETEEVGLTCNPYGGRMSEISETATPFPHRAGVKFKMQYSSNWKEGGDQEAKEEMELARRLYEAMTPYVTKNPREAFLNYRDIDVGSSSHWSLEEGRVYGEKYFKGNFERLVNVKTKVDPQNFFRNEQSIPTR